A single genomic interval of Streptomyces graminofaciens harbors:
- a CDS encoding FG-GAP-like repeat-containing protein, translating into MRKNRSAALAAAAFLLVSGAAIAAAPSAYAGTPGSTRASDRNSDFNGDGYEDVLVGAPGATVSGKKGAGLVTVQYGSSSGIGTSNAARFSQSTAGVAGAAEAGDGFGKAVATGDLDGDGYDDAIVGIPGEDIGTVKDTGGVAILWGSKSGLSGGLSDWLETEEPTAGEQFGTALAAAHFTNETPGDLLAVLDRYDLELFAYEDSAQKTLKRRSTERLAAQDEPRAITPQSLTTGDYDKNGFADLVVSGLSADEQPGYGWSTLLSGHADGLAYERDLRGGPVAASGDLNKDGYDDLVFGEPHSPDDTYGETMTGGLVTVRLGGPDGPAAEPDWWVQDSPGVPGVAEPGDGWGSDLSIADTDGDGYDDVAIGADGEDIGSVKDAGAVWVLRGSASGLTASGAKSWDQNSANVPGAAEKGDKWGAQVRLTDPNRDGRFGLLAAAPGEDTNDGRVWVLSAGTGGITASGSWTYGAGSLGAPYVDSLFGAAIDE; encoded by the coding sequence ATGCGCAAGAACCGTTCGGCCGCCCTCGCCGCGGCCGCATTCCTTCTCGTCTCCGGGGCAGCCATCGCCGCGGCCCCCTCCGCGTACGCCGGTACTCCGGGCAGTACGCGCGCCTCCGACCGCAACAGCGACTTCAACGGCGACGGCTACGAGGACGTACTGGTCGGCGCGCCCGGCGCCACCGTCAGCGGCAAGAAGGGCGCGGGGCTGGTCACCGTGCAGTACGGCTCGTCGAGCGGCATCGGTACGAGCAATGCGGCGCGGTTCAGCCAGTCCACGGCCGGGGTCGCGGGCGCCGCCGAGGCGGGCGACGGCTTCGGCAAGGCCGTCGCGACCGGCGACCTCGACGGGGACGGCTACGACGACGCGATCGTCGGCATCCCCGGCGAGGACATCGGCACCGTCAAGGACACGGGTGGGGTCGCCATCCTGTGGGGTTCGAAGTCCGGGCTCAGCGGGGGCCTCAGCGACTGGCTGGAGACCGAGGAGCCCACCGCGGGCGAGCAGTTCGGCACCGCGCTCGCCGCCGCCCACTTCACGAACGAGACCCCGGGCGACCTCCTCGCCGTCCTCGACCGGTACGACCTGGAGCTGTTCGCGTACGAGGACTCAGCGCAGAAGACGCTGAAGCGGCGGTCCACCGAGCGGCTGGCCGCACAGGACGAGCCGCGCGCCATCACACCCCAGTCCCTGACCACGGGCGACTACGACAAGAACGGCTTCGCCGACCTCGTCGTCTCGGGTCTGAGCGCCGACGAGCAGCCGGGCTACGGCTGGTCCACGCTGCTCTCAGGGCACGCGGACGGGCTGGCGTACGAACGGGATCTGCGCGGCGGTCCGGTCGCCGCCTCCGGCGACCTCAACAAGGACGGGTACGACGACCTCGTCTTCGGCGAGCCGCACTCCCCGGACGACACCTACGGCGAGACCATGACGGGCGGCCTGGTCACCGTGCGGCTCGGCGGGCCGGACGGTCCGGCGGCGGAGCCCGACTGGTGGGTGCAGGACTCCCCCGGTGTGCCGGGTGTCGCCGAGCCCGGGGACGGCTGGGGCAGCGACCTGTCGATCGCGGACACCGACGGGGACGGGTACGACGACGTGGCGATCGGCGCCGACGGCGAGGACATCGGCTCCGTGAAGGACGCGGGCGCCGTGTGGGTGCTGCGGGGCTCGGCCTCGGGGCTCACCGCGTCCGGCGCCAAATCCTGGGACCAGAACTCGGCGAACGTGCCCGGCGCGGCCGAGAAGGGCGACAAGTGGGGCGCCCAGGTCCGGCTGACCGACCCGAACCGCGACGGCCGCTTCGGGCTGCTGGCCGCGGCGCCGGGCGAGGACACGAACGACGGCCGTGTGTGGGTGCTGTCGGCGGGCACGGGCGGAATCACCGCCTCGGGTTCGTGGACGTACGGCGCCGGTTCGCTCGGGGCGCCGTACGTGGACTCGCTGTTCGGGGCGGCGATCGACGAGTGA